From Enterococcus wangshanyuanii, the proteins below share one genomic window:
- the mngB gene encoding mannosylglycerate hydrolase, giving the protein MKNVHIVPHMHWDREWYFSTEESRILLVNNMAEILEMLENDPEYPYFVLDGQTAVLEDYFAVCPDQKERVKKLVQAGKLIVGPWYSQTDELVVGGESIVRNLLYGIKDSKELGDPMMIGYLPDSFGQSGQMPQILNGFNIQRAIFWRGISERHGTDKTEFYWEGNDGSEVLTQLFPLGYAIGKYLPEDKNVLKERMDKYFNVLDHGATSNEEIIPNGHDQMPIQKNIFQVIQTLEELYPERKFFLSRYENVFDILEKKTDLPTVKGEFIDGKYSRVHRSIFSTRMDIKAANARIENKLTNSLEPLAAIAYSLGHVYHHGLIEGIWKEIMKNHAHDSIGCCCSDKVHFEIMARFINAEERTDRLIEFYQRKISESTPDKEDSEKLVLFNLLPYERTEVVTTEIISKRSALHLVNDRGENLPFEIIQQEIIDPGLIDRQIVHYGNYEPFIKYTIRFEKQLPAMGYEVVYIETAESLPKSALIEKEFIDTEYFEIFGNPNGTITVLDKRNNQEYKDILAVEDVADDGDEYDFSPLENDRPRLSKDEVTANISYEHSLFASSMHISYEWSLAKNLAERKSGKATGKIGLVLTIQALENQPILQLSVQVNNQCEDHRMRLLLPTEIASSFSIADNQFGTVERPVIDEAMAFWQKEEWDERPDAIYPFLTNISLTNSERTVSVLTNSSREYEVIGEHYDCLAITLFRSVGVLGKENLVRRPGRPSGIKLATPDSQMLKTIKLDFALLFSNESIEIANPAKYAKEYLTPVLAYNQMGYNAMKLNPSTLQAPTRYSLFRQENDTLILSVVKKAEEGSHLLARFFNPAKDDQSLRLKEVQAPDHYQLNEELILENDSEQIGANKIVTVSIKK; this is encoded by the coding sequence ATGAAGAATGTACACATTGTGCCCCATATGCATTGGGATCGAGAATGGTATTTTTCAACAGAGGAATCTAGAATTTTATTAGTGAATAATATGGCGGAAATTTTAGAGATGTTAGAAAATGATCCAGAGTATCCCTATTTCGTATTAGACGGACAAACAGCTGTTTTAGAAGACTATTTTGCGGTCTGTCCAGATCAGAAAGAACGGGTCAAAAAGCTTGTTCAGGCTGGAAAACTGATTGTTGGTCCGTGGTATAGCCAAACAGATGAGCTAGTTGTAGGCGGAGAATCGATCGTCAGGAATTTACTTTATGGTATCAAGGACAGTAAAGAATTGGGTGATCCAATGATGATCGGCTATTTACCGGATTCCTTTGGTCAAAGCGGACAGATGCCACAAATTTTAAATGGGTTCAATATTCAACGAGCGATTTTTTGGCGGGGGATTTCTGAACGTCATGGCACAGACAAAACGGAATTTTATTGGGAAGGAAACGATGGGTCTGAAGTTCTGACTCAACTATTTCCATTAGGATATGCCATTGGAAAGTATCTTCCGGAAGATAAAAATGTTCTGAAAGAACGAATGGACAAGTATTTTAACGTTCTTGATCATGGGGCAACAAGTAATGAAGAAATTATTCCAAATGGTCACGATCAAATGCCGATACAAAAGAATATTTTTCAAGTGATTCAAACGCTTGAAGAATTATATCCCGAAAGAAAATTTTTCCTTAGTCGCTATGAGAATGTGTTTGATATTTTAGAGAAGAAGACGGACTTACCAACGGTCAAAGGGGAATTTATTGATGGGAAATATAGTCGTGTTCATCGTAGCATTTTTTCGACAAGAATGGATATCAAGGCAGCGAATGCGCGTATTGAAAATAAGCTTACGAACAGTTTAGAACCTCTAGCAGCGATTGCTTATTCACTAGGGCACGTATATCATCATGGATTGATCGAAGGGATCTGGAAAGAAATCATGAAAAATCATGCACATGATAGTATCGGCTGCTGTTGTTCGGATAAAGTGCACTTTGAAATCATGGCGCGTTTTATCAATGCTGAAGAACGTACGGATCGTCTGATCGAATTTTATCAACGAAAAATTTCAGAGAGTACGCCTGATAAAGAGGACTCAGAAAAACTGGTATTGTTTAATCTATTGCCTTATGAAAGAACTGAAGTCGTAACAACGGAGATTATTTCCAAACGCTCAGCTCTTCATTTAGTGAATGATCGAGGGGAAAATCTTCCTTTTGAGATCATTCAGCAAGAAATAATCGATCCAGGATTGATCGACCGACAGATCGTACATTACGGGAACTATGAACCATTTATTAAATATACGATTCGCTTTGAAAAACAATTACCAGCAATGGGCTATGAAGTAGTGTATATAGAAACAGCAGAAAGTCTTCCAAAATCGGCGTTGATTGAAAAAGAATTTATAGATACGGAGTATTTCGAGATTTTCGGTAATCCTAATGGTACAATAACAGTTCTTGATAAACGAAATAATCAGGAGTATAAAGATATTCTTGCAGTGGAAGATGTAGCGGATGATGGTGATGAGTATGATTTTTCACCCTTAGAAAATGATCGACCTCGTCTATCAAAAGATGAAGTCACAGCAAATATCTCTTATGAGCATAGTTTATTTGCAAGCTCGATGCATATTTCTTATGAGTGGTCATTAGCGAAAAATCTTGCAGAACGTAAAAGTGGAAAGGCGACAGGGAAAATCGGGCTGGTGCTTACCATTCAAGCGTTAGAAAATCAGCCAATCCTCCAACTGTCTGTTCAAGTAAATAATCAATGTGAAGATCATCGGATGCGCTTATTATTGCCGACAGAAATTGCTTCGAGCTTTTCTATCGCAGATAATCAATTTGGGACAGTTGAACGTCCGGTGATCGATGAAGCGATGGCATTTTGGCAAAAAGAAGAGTGGGATGAACGTCCGGATGCAATCTATCCATTTTTAACGAACATTTCATTAACAAATAGTGAGCGGACGGTCTCCGTTTTAACAAATAGCTCAAGAGAGTATGAAGTCATCGGTGAACACTATGATTGTTTGGCGATCACATTGTTTAGAAGCGTTGGTGTATTGGGGAAAGAAAATTTAGTGCGTCGTCCAGGAAGACCTTCAGGAATAAAACTGGCGACTCCTGATTCGCAAATGTTGAAAACAATTAAGTTAGACTTTGCGCTTTTATTTTCGAATGAATCGATCGAAATAGCGAATCCAGCAAAATACGCTAAAGAATACCTAACACCAGTTTTAGCCTATAATCAGATGGGGTATAATGCAATGAAACTGAACCCTTCGACGTTACAGGCACCAACAAGATATTCGCTGTTCCGTCAAGAAAATGATACACTTATTTTAAGTGTAGTCAAAAAAGCAGAAGAGGGCTCGCACCTTTTAGCGAGATTTTTCAATCCAGCTAAAGATGATCAAAGCTTAAGGCTAAAAGAGGTTCAAGCACCAGATCATTATCAACTAAACGAAGAGCTCATCTTGGAAAATGATTCTGAACAAATCGGTGCAAATAAAATAGTGACAGTCAGCATCAAAAAATAA
- a CDS encoding glycerate kinase, producing the protein MKIVTAIDSMKGSLTSKQANQIVADVFRDEKVDVTQVAIADGGEGTVEAFVTNADGEVISAKCHNLLGDEITADYGWLEEEKTAVIESAATCGIQFLKGIPETHPQNTNSYGLGEQILSAAQKGAKRIIIGLGGTGTIDGGIGLLACLGVEFFDNQNQLVSPIPRNFKKITRVDTKKMPINLNEIEFIAAADVKSVITGRKGAVYLFGEQKGLQVNELAAFEEAMKHYSQLLLAETDSQEGDGAAGGIGLALRTILHAKVVSGLDLIAELSHLPEIIQNADLVITGEGKIDSQSLQGKVPVGIGAIAQKYQIPVIVFVGAMQGTSDEFEKAGLSVIIPIVNEVSTLNEALKNAESNLRLAAERTKKLLFLLT; encoded by the coding sequence ATGAAAATTGTGACGGCGATCGATTCAATGAAAGGATCCTTAACGAGCAAGCAAGCGAATCAAATTGTGGCAGATGTTTTTAGAGATGAAAAAGTAGACGTCACGCAAGTTGCGATTGCTGATGGCGGGGAAGGAACGGTAGAGGCTTTTGTAACGAATGCTGATGGTGAAGTGATATCAGCCAAGTGTCATAATTTATTAGGCGATGAAATAACGGCTGATTATGGTTGGTTGGAGGAAGAAAAAACAGCAGTGATCGAATCTGCGGCAACTTGTGGGATTCAGTTTTTAAAAGGAATACCTGAAACACATCCCCAAAATACCAATTCTTATGGCTTAGGGGAACAAATTCTCTCAGCAGCACAAAAAGGAGCCAAGCGAATCATTATTGGTTTGGGCGGAACAGGAACGATCGATGGCGGAATTGGTTTATTAGCCTGTCTTGGTGTTGAATTTTTCGACAACCAAAATCAATTAGTTTCACCGATTCCTCGTAATTTTAAAAAGATCACTCGAGTAGATACCAAAAAGATGCCAATTAATCTAAATGAGATTGAATTCATTGCTGCCGCAGATGTAAAAAGCGTGATCACAGGCAGAAAAGGAGCAGTCTATTTATTTGGTGAGCAAAAAGGGTTGCAAGTCAATGAGCTAGCTGCTTTTGAAGAGGCGATGAAACATTATAGTCAATTACTGCTGGCAGAAACTGACTCGCAAGAAGGGGATGGAGCGGCTGGTGGAATTGGTTTGGCTCTTCGAACAATCCTGCATGCAAAAGTAGTCTCTGGCTTAGACTTGATTGCTGAACTGTCCCATTTACCAGAAATAATTCAAAATGCTGATCTTGTTATTACTGGCGAAGGAAAAATCGACAGCCAAAGTTTGCAGGGCAAGGTTCCTGTAGGCATCGGCGCAATAGCGCAAAAGTACCAGATTCCTGTTATCGTGTTTGTTGGTGCGATGCAAGGGACATCTGATGAATTTGAAAAAGCTGGATTATCAGTGATTATTCCGATTGTAAATGAGGTTTCGACTTTGAACGAAGCTCTGAAAAATGCTGAGTCAAATTTGCGCTTGGCAGCAGAGAGAACAAAAAAGCTGCTTTTTCTGTTAACGTAG
- a CDS encoding helix-turn-helix domain-containing protein, translating into MMPDIIDFIKKEALAKKMTSEEIANHFGYDKYYFSRKFKEINGFSIVEYVSSLKIEKAITAIDQPKKMIELQDISDFESSSSFTNTFKKFTGSAPKKYKNEMNGLFSEVKSFENSNDYHAVEYYEKQDTSYCNVTIEVPENVEKGLFFIGLFRTPIPNHKPISGIATKKTKLNVLKNVPNGEYYLLVCAIDRSTTLFSYFNLQNCLRGRVMEKLSFPACSGKHYTVNLRPPIPEDPPILLSVAKLLISSLKNTI; encoded by the coding sequence ATGATGCCTGACATTATTGACTTTATAAAAAAAGAAGCACTAGCTAAAAAAATGACAAGTGAAGAAATCGCCAATCATTTTGGTTATGATAAATATTATTTCAGCAGAAAATTTAAAGAAATAAACGGATTCAGTATTGTAGAATATGTATCAAGTTTGAAAATAGAAAAGGCAATTACTGCGATCGATCAACCAAAAAAAATGATTGAACTACAAGATATTTCAGATTTTGAAAGTAGCAGCAGTTTTACGAATACGTTTAAAAAATTCACAGGAAGCGCTCCGAAAAAGTACAAAAATGAAATGAATGGATTATTCTCTGAAGTAAAAAGTTTCGAAAACAGCAATGACTATCATGCAGTGGAATATTATGAAAAACAAGATACATCCTATTGTAATGTAACGATCGAAGTTCCCGAAAACGTTGAAAAAGGATTATTCTTTATCGGATTATTCCGCACACCGATCCCAAATCATAAACCGATATCCGGAATAGCTACTAAAAAAACAAAATTGAACGTATTGAAGAACGTACCAAATGGGGAATATTACCTACTAGTTTGTGCGATTGATCGTTCAACCACTCTTTTTTCCTACTTTAACTTGCAGAACTGTTTAAGAGGAAGGGTAATGGAAAAATTATCTTTTCCCGCATGCTCCGGAAAGCATTATACAGTAAATCTAAGACCGCCTATACCGGAAGATCCTCCCATTTTGCTAAGTGTAGCGAAACTCTTAATATCGAGTCTGAAAAACACAATCTAG
- a CDS encoding VOC family protein, producing the protein MKSYASIIEIPAIDISRAVDFYQSILAITIEKMEFPEMKLGLFPTEEQTVVAVLMEGEGYTPSSNGVTIYLDGGDDLQNILDKIEKNGGTIIAQKTPHADESGYFALFMDTEGNKLGLHSPN; encoded by the coding sequence ATGAAAAGCTATGCATCTATCATAGAAATTCCAGCAATAGACATTTCTAGAGCCGTTGATTTTTATCAATCAATTTTGGCTATCACCATTGAAAAAATGGAGTTTCCAGAAATGAAACTAGGATTATTTCCAACGGAAGAGCAAACGGTTGTGGCGGTATTAATGGAAGGAGAGGGCTATACACCTTCATCTAATGGTGTAACGATCTATCTTGATGGCGGTGATGATCTTCAGAATATTCTAGATAAAATCGAGAAAAATGGTGGAACAATTATTGCTCAAAAAACGCCCCATGCTGATGAAAGTGGCTATTTTGCATTGTTTATGGATACAGAGGGAAATAAATTAGGCTTGCATTCTCCAAATTAA
- a CDS encoding RNHCP domain-containing protein: MDAISIWPKTDGEWAIIHRCRNCGTLKSNRIAADDDQNRLVDLANKAIQQPPFKIEHTK, from the coding sequence ATGGATGCAATCAGTATTTGGCCTAAAACAGATGGTGAATGGGCAATCATTCATCGTTGCAGAAACTGCGGAACCTTAAAGTCAAATCGAATCGCAGCAGACGATGATCAAAATCGCTTAGTTGATTTAGCAAATAAAGCAATACAACAGCCGCCTTTTAAAATAGAACATACAAAATAG
- a CDS encoding VOC family protein — protein MTYNIHHIQIKVNDVKKAEPFYDQLFGLLGFDIQKKYSGYLEHADMEVIEYLSDTFDFGISSPKRTFAKEKVDARKPGSLQHIAFKAGSKEEVDEIFPKIQALGVKILHGKPKEYKERIAPGYYALFFESPDGIRFEIFHY, from the coding sequence ATGACTTACAATATCCATCATATACAAATCAAAGTAAATGACGTAAAAAAGGCCGAGCCGTTTTATGATCAGCTATTTGGACTTTTAGGTTTCGATATCCAGAAGAAGTACTCCGGTTATTTAGAGCATGCAGATATGGAAGTAATCGAATATTTAAGTGATACATTTGATTTCGGCATTTCTTCGCCCAAAAGAACATTTGCTAAAGAAAAAGTTGATGCAAGAAAGCCTGGTTCTCTTCAGCATATTGCGTTTAAAGCAGGCAGCAAAGAAGAGGTCGATGAAATTTTCCCAAAAATTCAAGCGTTGGGTGTAAAAATTCTTCATGGCAAGCCTAAGGAATACAAAGAGCGGATCGCACCAGGGTATTACGCATTATTTTTTGAGAGTCCAGATGGTATTCGTTTTGAAATTTTCCATTATTGA
- a CDS encoding ABC transporter ATP-binding protein, producing the protein MIDQKNKAIEVKDLVKTFGEKRAVDKLSFTVEKGTIFGLLGHNGAGKSTTIDCLLGTQKYDSASITLLGKDPRKERKKLFQYVGVQFQEAAFQNQLKVKEICEITHSLYENPIDWMKTLDEFGLSAKLNSFLATLSGGEKQKLCIVLAIMGNPEIMFLDELTTGLDPKARRDVWRYLLMLKEKGVTIFLTSHYMDEVETLCDRILVLKEGKEVASGTVAEIVLESKKDSLEEAFLTLIGEEY; encoded by the coding sequence ATGATCGATCAAAAAAACAAAGCAATTGAAGTGAAAGATCTAGTAAAAACATTTGGAGAAAAACGTGCAGTTGACAAATTGAGTTTTACTGTAGAGAAAGGAACGATATTTGGACTACTCGGTCATAATGGAGCGGGAAAATCAACCACGATCGATTGCCTCTTAGGTACGCAAAAATATGATTCCGCAAGTATCACTTTGTTAGGCAAAGACCCAAGAAAAGAGCGAAAGAAGCTCTTTCAATATGTGGGTGTTCAATTTCAAGAAGCGGCTTTTCAAAATCAGTTGAAGGTCAAAGAAATCTGTGAAATTACTCATTCCTTGTATGAAAATCCGATTGATTGGATGAAAACACTGGATGAATTTGGTCTTTCAGCAAAATTGAATTCGTTTTTGGCCACATTATCAGGCGGAGAAAAACAAAAGCTATGTATCGTATTAGCGATCATGGGAAATCCGGAGATCATGTTTTTGGACGAGTTGACAACTGGCCTTGATCCCAAAGCAAGGAGAGACGTTTGGCGATATTTGCTGATGCTTAAAGAAAAAGGCGTGACTATTTTTTTGACTTCACATTATATGGATGAAGTAGAAACCTTATGTGATCGTATTTTAGTCCTAAAAGAGGGCAAAGAAGTGGCGAGCGGTACAGTAGCAGAAATCGTATTAGAAAGTAAAAAAGACTCACTTGAAGAAGCCTTTCTAACACTTATTGGGGAGGAATATTGA
- a CDS encoding ABC transporter permease — MKTFWLLYKSEAKLSIREMSSIIFGIFVPLGIVCLMGVMDSSNESLNTAFVPVSTVGICSAGVMGLPLALSSYRERKILKRYQVTPISPIQLLLAHLLFCFTISLVSMLLLLGVLVVFFQFSYIGNWLQFIPAYLLVMISIHAIGLIVASLSPSEKATGAINSAIFFPMFFLSGATVPYEIMPKGLQKAADIMPLTQGIKLLKAVTFREEGGILYMILLLTAISIIGIFIAVRYFRWE, encoded by the coding sequence ATGAAGACATTTTGGTTACTCTATAAATCAGAAGCAAAATTATCGATAAGAGAAATGTCTTCCATTATTTTTGGCATTTTTGTTCCGCTTGGTATTGTTTGTCTTATGGGGGTTATGGATTCTAGTAATGAGTCGTTGAATACGGCTTTTGTACCAGTTTCCACTGTGGGGATTTGTTCAGCAGGTGTGATGGGTCTGCCTCTTGCATTATCTTCTTATCGAGAACGAAAAATATTGAAAAGATATCAAGTAACACCGATCAGTCCGATCCAATTACTTTTGGCTCATTTACTTTTTTGCTTTACGATCAGCCTTGTATCGATGCTTCTATTATTAGGCGTGCTAGTCGTTTTCTTTCAATTTTCTTATATTGGTAACTGGTTGCAATTTATCCCAGCTTATCTTTTAGTGATGATTTCCATTCATGCTATTGGGTTGATCGTAGCTAGCTTGTCTCCTAGCGAGAAGGCAACAGGTGCTATAAATTCAGCAATCTTTTTTCCCATGTTCTTTTTATCAGGAGCAACAGTTCCTTATGAAATCATGCCGAAAGGATTGCAAAAAGCGGCGGATATCATGCCGTTGACGCAAGGAATCAAATTGTTGAAGGCCGTCACATTTCGAGAAGAAGGCGGGATACTTTACATGATTCTACTGTTAACAGCTATTTCTATTATTGGCATTTTTATCGCTGTGCGTTATTTTAGATGGGAATAA
- a CDS encoding GNAT family N-acetyltransferase, translating into MTITIRHEEEKDHRIVEEITRDAFWNLYFPGAVEHFIVHNIRKHPDFIPELSFVIELDNQIIGSIFYTKAKVIDKDGREHPIITFGPVSISPEYHRQGFGRMLIEHSLAEAKRLGFNAIILGGFTYHYHPYGFVGTKKYNISMPDGKFYTGVMALPLFEGALDGISGSVHFSEAMYPDESVLDDFDKTFPVKEKKILAHQLDFEKAVSEIDDQDY; encoded by the coding sequence ATGACTATTACGATTAGACATGAAGAAGAAAAAGATCATAGAATCGTGGAAGAAATCACACGAGATGCATTTTGGAATTTATATTTCCCAGGAGCAGTTGAACATTTCATTGTTCACAATATTAGAAAGCATCCTGACTTTATCCCTGAATTGTCCTTTGTTATTGAATTAGACAATCAAATCATCGGCAGTATTTTCTATACAAAAGCGAAAGTGATCGATAAGGATGGGCGTGAACATCCAATCATTACTTTTGGTCCAGTTAGTATTTCGCCAGAGTATCATCGACAAGGGTTCGGTCGAATGTTGATTGAGCACTCACTTGCTGAAGCAAAAAGACTTGGTTTTAATGCGATCATTCTTGGCGGCTTCACGTATCATTACCATCCATATGGATTTGTAGGGACAAAGAAATACAATATATCCATGCCTGATGGTAAATTTTATACTGGCGTAATGGCATTACCCTTATTTGAAGGCGCATTAGATGGCATAAGCGGGAGCGTTCATTTTTCAGAAGCAATGTATCCAGATGAATCCGTTTTAGATGATTTTGACAAAACCTTCCCAGTGAAAGAAAAGAAAATTTTAGCACATCAGCTAGATTTTGAAAAAGCAGTCAGTGAAATCGACGATCAGGATTATTGA
- a CDS encoding HelD family protein, giving the protein MSITKENTYLTEVTEKIKAKMKQIDGTVDANEQAYKNLKKYTVDYKNELDKYEVYNHQQNLSFIDNRNSFETSIRKKLAYLKETPYFSRIDFQFDNEDEIEKFYIGRYGFADDLGQQLIYDWRAPISSLYYDFSLGDAYYESLGMKFHGYVKGKRQFEIEKGKLKFVVDTDDTVNDDFLMNELSKNTSNEMKTIIHTIQKEQNEAIRDVKTKNLIIQGVAGSGKTSIALHRIAYLLYQKRDELQASDILILSPNDVFSSYISTVLPELGEDELNQLEITQLVQPMIDEKLTVTDRQDEINRIVEKPKSKEAQTYLYKRSEIFFLSLKNHIQQLSNRLFFEDIVVDHQYTFSKKDLEKANNTLTESALFPKTKQLARQLSKNVSEIEQSHVREAIEKELRDRLQVTTSWTEYVNFLTAERISFNQHKNKIDYADLFPYLYLKMNIEGILPNHQIKHLVIDEMQDYSPLHFYVLDRLFPCQKTICGDVNHDLLTTEINFLEQLQTVIPNNRVIKFNTSYRSSYEIIEFAKRFTTNKALTPIERHNKEVQLIYVDHLREKQEQLTKIVESFETSAHRTCGIICQTWDEVAKIEKSLSSYEVTRFGKQSTAMTEGIIITTSQFAKGLEFDQVILTDIRKEQLEAKSNLLYTSCSRALHELTLFISNDGGKTDGNI; this is encoded by the coding sequence ATGTCAATCACTAAAGAAAATACTTATCTAACAGAAGTTACTGAAAAAATTAAAGCAAAAATGAAACAAATCGACGGAACTGTCGATGCGAACGAGCAAGCGTATAAGAATCTAAAAAAATATACAGTTGATTATAAAAATGAGTTGGATAAGTATGAGGTCTATAATCACCAACAAAACCTAAGTTTTATCGATAATCGTAATAGCTTTGAAACGAGCATCAGAAAAAAACTAGCTTATTTGAAGGAAACACCATACTTTTCAAGGATCGATTTTCAGTTCGATAATGAAGATGAGATAGAAAAATTTTATATTGGCAGATATGGATTTGCGGATGATCTAGGACAGCAGCTGATCTATGATTGGCGCGCCCCAATTTCTTCTCTATACTATGATTTTAGCTTAGGTGATGCTTATTACGAATCACTAGGCATGAAATTCCACGGGTATGTAAAAGGCAAACGGCAGTTTGAAATTGAAAAGGGAAAGCTCAAATTTGTTGTCGATACAGATGATACTGTGAACGATGACTTCTTGATGAATGAGTTGAGTAAAAATACGTCTAATGAAATGAAGACCATTATTCACACGATTCAAAAAGAACAGAATGAAGCTATCCGAGATGTGAAAACCAAAAACTTGATCATACAAGGGGTTGCTGGTTCTGGAAAAACCTCTATCGCTCTCCATCGAATCGCTTATTTACTCTATCAAAAAAGAGACGAGCTGCAGGCTTCAGATATTTTGATTCTATCACCTAATGATGTTTTCTCCAGTTACATTTCGACTGTTTTGCCTGAATTGGGAGAAGATGAGCTAAATCAGCTTGAAATCACGCAGCTTGTCCAACCAATGATTGACGAAAAGCTAACAGTAACTGACAGACAAGATGAAATAAATCGAATTGTAGAAAAGCCAAAGTCAAAAGAGGCTCAAACCTATTTGTATAAACGATCAGAGATATTCTTTTTGTCCTTGAAAAACCATATCCAACAGCTAAGCAATAGACTGTTTTTTGAAGATATTGTAGTTGATCATCAGTACACATTTTCAAAAAAAGACTTGGAAAAAGCAAATAATACTCTTACAGAAAGTGCACTGTTCCCTAAAACTAAGCAATTAGCTCGGCAATTAAGCAAAAATGTATCTGAAATTGAGCAGAGCCATGTAAGAGAAGCAATAGAAAAAGAATTACGAGACCGGCTTCAAGTCACAACTAGCTGGACTGAATACGTGAACTTCCTGACGGCAGAAAGGATCTCCTTTAATCAGCACAAAAATAAGATTGATTATGCAGATCTATTTCCATACCTCTATCTCAAAATGAACATCGAGGGAATTCTTCCAAATCATCAAATCAAGCATCTTGTTATTGACGAAATGCAGGACTACTCCCCGTTGCACTTTTATGTGTTGGATCGTTTGTTTCCTTGCCAAAAAACAATTTGTGGCGATGTCAATCATGATTTACTGACAACGGAAATAAATTTTTTAGAGCAGCTGCAAACAGTAATTCCAAACAACCGTGTGATCAAATTCAATACCAGTTATCGTTCCAGCTATGAAATAATTGAATTTGCTAAACGATTTACGACAAATAAGGCACTGACTCCGATTGAACGTCACAATAAAGAAGTTCAGCTGATCTATGTTGATCATCTAAGGGAAAAACAAGAACAACTAACCAAAATAGTAGAAAGTTTTGAAACGTCAGCTCATAGAACTTGCGGCATCATTTGCCAAACGTGGGATGAAGTTGCTAAAATTGAAAAAAGCCTCTCTTCTTATGAGGTCACTCGCTTTGGGAAGCAGTCCACAGCTATGACAGAAGGGATCATTATCACGACGTCTCAATTTGCTAAAGGTTTGGAATTCGACCAAGTGATTCTGACAGATATTAGGAAGGAACAATTAGAAGCAAAAAGTAATCTTCTGTACACGAGCTGTTCCAGAGCACTTCATGAATTAACGCTTTTTATCTCAAATGATGGAGGAAAAACAGATGGAAACATATAA
- a CDS encoding MerR family transcriptional regulator, which produces METYKTSEVAKIVGFHPNTIRRYEEWELIPKPQRAKNGYRIYNEYHVELIKTAKIAFQVEVLQSGLRAMMRELIKALAKYEFTAATTLLDDYVLAIDQEIDEADEAIHIVEDMINGTIEEEDISLKRSEAADYLGVTTDALRNWELNGLLSLKRSENGYRIYSGDDLKRLKIIRILRSAKYSLESILRLLHSIDRKEEHDVRAILNTPEPTEDIISVCDKLILSLEMAKMNTVELAERIDTLKKIATTLDV; this is translated from the coding sequence ATGGAAACATATAAGACGTCTGAGGTAGCAAAAATAGTTGGTTTTCATCCTAACACGATTCGACGCTATGAGGAGTGGGAACTGATTCCTAAGCCACAAAGAGCTAAAAATGGCTATAGAATATACAATGAGTATCATGTTGAATTGATTAAAACAGCAAAAATTGCTTTCCAGGTCGAGGTGCTCCAATCTGGATTAAGAGCAATGATGAGAGAGCTGATCAAAGCTTTGGCAAAATATGAATTTACTGCTGCAACAACATTGCTCGACGATTATGTATTGGCGATCGATCAAGAGATCGATGAGGCGGATGAAGCGATTCATATCGTTGAAGATATGATCAATGGAACGATCGAAGAGGAAGACATTTCTTTAAAGCGGAGTGAAGCAGCGGATTACTTAGGCGTAACAACAGATGCCTTAAGAAACTGGGAGCTGAATGGCTTGTTATCGTTAAAGCGAAGTGAAAATGGCTATCGTATTTATTCAGGAGATGATTTGAAGCGACTAAAAATCATTCGTATATTGCGTTCAGCAAAATATTCATTAGAGTCCATTCTTCGCTTACTTCATTCCATTGATCGTAAAGAAGAACATGATGTAAGAGCCATTTTGAACACCCCTGAACCGACAGAGGATATCATTTCTGTCTGTGATAAACTGATCCTTTCTTTAGAAATGGCTAAAATGAATACAGTCGAATTAGCCGAACGTATCGATACATTAAAAAAAATTGCTACAACACTGGATGTGTAA